The following coding sequences are from one Comamonas koreensis window:
- a CDS encoding zinc-ribbon and DUF3426 domain-containing protein produces MSQITRCPQCQTRFKVVDDQLRISDGWVRCGKCKAVFDALTHLAASAPAAAPAGTQAPAEHPAVATQAPVVAPSQVASPAVPTPSPEPAQAGAAVLRTENSLQVNPNAQVPELSVLVFPRRANASGDSGYVDSSWMQAYEEEAQAQTPVAPPAGQDRSGLESEWQPMADQRPESLRSSRVDFSATDDLAELQAREGRLLEAIAERQKPVPAPVPPEPAQPALLDEAAPLVVEDVVAAAAAPAAKELQVQEPASPPPYLRQSSAHDLSAPGPAARQEDGLLLAPEMAGRTLDAGKREPSLAAPTNYVAQMDEAVAAADAAASAGMDAVAEPGFVRAAKRKAFWRKPWVVVLSLLLSLLLLAALLLQIALTQRDRLALAQPQWRPALQAACRLAGCEIAPPRQLQAVSIDSTSFNAVGPRQFRLRVVLRNGADNPVAVPALELSLNDAAEKLVLRRVLTPQELQAPAALDAHGEWTAEMVIQVAEAAGDVVGYRVLAFYP; encoded by the coding sequence ATGAGCCAGATAACGCGTTGCCCCCAGTGCCAGACCCGCTTCAAGGTGGTGGATGACCAATTGCGCATCTCCGATGGCTGGGTGCGCTGTGGCAAGTGCAAGGCGGTGTTTGATGCGCTGACACACCTGGCGGCCAGTGCACCGGCGGCAGCGCCCGCAGGCACGCAGGCGCCGGCTGAGCATCCCGCTGTCGCCACGCAGGCCCCGGTGGTGGCTCCATCGCAGGTGGCCTCGCCTGCTGTCCCTACGCCCAGCCCAGAGCCGGCGCAGGCGGGGGCTGCAGTGCTGCGGACGGAGAACTCGCTGCAGGTGAACCCCAACGCCCAGGTGCCCGAGCTGTCGGTGCTGGTGTTTCCGCGCCGCGCCAATGCGAGCGGGGATTCGGGCTATGTGGATTCGTCCTGGATGCAGGCCTATGAGGAAGAGGCCCAGGCGCAGACCCCTGTCGCGCCACCCGCAGGCCAGGACCGCAGCGGTCTGGAGAGCGAATGGCAGCCGATGGCGGACCAGCGCCCGGAATCGCTGCGCAGCAGCCGGGTGGACTTTTCGGCGACGGATGACCTGGCGGAACTGCAAGCCCGCGAGGGCCGTCTGCTGGAGGCCATTGCCGAGCGCCAAAAGCCCGTACCAGCGCCTGTGCCGCCAGAGCCAGCGCAGCCCGCGCTGCTGGATGAGGCCGCACCGCTGGTCGTGGAGGATGTGGTGGCAGCTGCCGCTGCCCCTGCTGCAAAAGAGCTGCAGGTCCAGGAGCCGGCTTCACCTCCGCCGTATTTGAGGCAGAGCAGCGCCCATGATCTGTCCGCCCCCGGCCCGGCGGCGCGGCAAGAGGATGGGCTGCTGCTGGCGCCCGAGATGGCTGGCAGAACCCTGGATGCCGGCAAGCGGGAGCCCTCGCTGGCTGCACCGACCAACTATGTGGCGCAGATGGATGAGGCCGTTGCGGCGGCCGATGCAGCCGCTTCTGCCGGCATGGATGCCGTGGCCGAGCCAGGTTTTGTGCGCGCCGCCAAGCGCAAGGCCTTCTGGCGCAAGCCCTGGGTCGTCGTGCTGTCGCTGTTGCTCAGCCTGCTGCTGTTGGCGGCCTTGCTGCTGCAGATCGCGCTGACCCAGCGTGACCGCCTGGCCCTGGCCCAACCCCAATGGCGCCCGGCATTGCAAGCCGCTTGCCGCCTCGCGGGCTGCGAGATTGCGCCGCCTAGGCAACTGCAGGCCGTGTCTATCGACAGCACCAGCTTCAACGCCGTGGGGCCGCGCCAGTTCCGGCTGCGCGTGGTCTTGCGCAATGGTGCCGACAATCCGGTGGCGGTCCCTGCGCTGGAGCTGAGCCTCAATGACGCGGCAGAAAAACTGGTGCTGCGCCGTGTGCTGACTCCGCAGGAGCTGCAGGCGCCTGCCGCGCTGGACGCGCATGGCGAGTGGACGGCAGAGATGGTCATCCAGGTGGCAGAGGCGGCAGGTGATGTCGTGGGCTACCGCGTGCTGGCGTTCTACCCTTGA
- a CDS encoding carbohydrate kinase family protein yields MASLICGSLAFDNIMTFSGRFADQIMPDQIHILNVSFLVPTLRRDFGGCAGNIAYALHLLGGQALPMAVVGHDGDGYVAHFKQLGIDTRFIKKLDDHYTAQCMITTDMDNNQITAFHPGAMMQAHENTITKDCGAAIGIVAPDGRDAMLQHAEQLHAAGIPFVFDPGQGLPMFDGNDLRHFISLATWVTVNDYEGKMLSERTGLSFAEISTQVQGLMVTLGAEGCDLWENGERMHVPGIQATAVVDPTGCGDAWRGGLLWGLEQGRPLRTCVELGNRMGALKIAARGPQNYQLDFDPAAV; encoded by the coding sequence ATGGCTTCGCTGATCTGCGGCTCGCTCGCATTTGACAACATCATGACATTTTCGGGCCGCTTTGCCGACCAGATCATGCCCGATCAGATCCATATCCTGAACGTGTCCTTTCTCGTGCCGACCTTGCGCCGCGATTTTGGCGGCTGCGCCGGCAATATTGCCTATGCGCTGCACCTGCTGGGCGGCCAGGCGCTGCCAATGGCCGTGGTGGGCCATGATGGCGACGGCTATGTCGCGCATTTCAAGCAGCTGGGTATCGATACGCGCTTTATCAAAAAGCTCGACGACCACTACACCGCCCAGTGCATGATCACCACCGACATGGACAACAACCAGATCACCGCCTTCCACCCCGGTGCGATGATGCAGGCCCATGAAAACACCATCACCAAGGACTGCGGCGCGGCCATTGGCATCGTCGCGCCCGATGGGCGTGACGCCATGCTGCAGCACGCCGAGCAGCTGCATGCCGCTGGCATTCCCTTTGTGTTTGACCCTGGCCAGGGCCTGCCGATGTTCGATGGCAATGACCTGCGCCATTTCATCAGCCTGGCCACCTGGGTGACGGTGAACGACTACGAAGGCAAGATGCTGAGCGAGCGCACCGGCCTGTCGTTTGCCGAGATCTCTACCCAGGTGCAGGGCCTGATGGTGACCTTGGGTGCCGAAGGCTGCGATCTGTGGGAAAACGGCGAGCGCATGCATGTGCCTGGCATCCAGGCCACGGCCGTGGTCGACCCGACCGGCTGCGGCGATGCCTGGCGCGGTGGTCTGCTCTGGGGCCTGGAGCAGGGCCGCCCGCTGCGCACCTGTGTGGAACTGGGCAACCGCATGGGCGCCTTGAAGATCGCAGCACGCGGCCCGCAAAACTACCAGCTGGATTTTGACCCCGCAGCGGTCTGA
- a CDS encoding bifunctional nicotinamide-nucleotide adenylyltransferase/Nudix hydroxylase: MTAATEHYDLAVLIGRFQPPHLGHLALLQQALARASRVVVVLGSALQARSPKNPFTWQERAQMFAAALSPADAARLVFVPIRDYYDEPRWVTAVREAVTSHSTPGARIGLVGHFKDESSSYLAHFPGWELVSLPRQNSIDATPIRDAYFGTQGDGSAASLAALADMLPASSLQFLQQFRTSAEYAALHTEWQMLRRYHASWAAAPYPPIFVTVDALLRCGNEVLLIRRGHAPGKGLLALPGGFVEPRDSLWQSCLRELQEETHCALDESQLQASLQSVTVFDHPDRSQRGRTITHVHYFDLQRSPKPAVRADDDAAEAFWLSIDAIRAREAEFFEDHFQILQKLVAASH; encoded by the coding sequence ATGACCGCAGCTACCGAGCACTATGACCTGGCCGTACTGATTGGCCGCTTCCAGCCTCCGCACCTGGGCCATCTGGCCTTGCTGCAGCAGGCGCTTGCCCGCGCCAGCAGGGTGGTGGTGGTATTGGGATCTGCGCTGCAGGCCCGCAGCCCCAAGAACCCCTTCACCTGGCAAGAGCGCGCGCAGATGTTTGCTGCAGCGCTCAGCCCCGCCGATGCGGCGCGCCTGGTGTTTGTGCCCATCCGCGATTACTACGACGAGCCGCGCTGGGTGACCGCCGTGCGCGAGGCCGTCACCAGCCACAGCACGCCGGGCGCCCGCATTGGCCTGGTGGGCCATTTCAAGGACGAGAGCAGCAGCTACCTGGCCCACTTCCCCGGCTGGGAGCTGGTGAGCCTGCCGCGCCAGAACAGCATCGACGCCACCCCCATCCGCGACGCCTACTTTGGCACGCAAGGCGATGGCTCTGCAGCAAGCCTCGCCGCCTTGGCCGATATGCTGCCAGCCAGCTCGCTGCAGTTTCTGCAGCAGTTCCGCACCAGCGCAGAATACGCCGCGCTGCACACCGAATGGCAGATGCTGCGCCGCTACCATGCCTCCTGGGCGGCAGCGCCCTACCCGCCCATCTTTGTCACCGTCGATGCATTGCTGCGCTGCGGCAACGAGGTGCTGCTGATCCGCCGTGGCCATGCACCGGGCAAGGGCTTGCTGGCCCTGCCCGGCGGCTTTGTCGAGCCGCGCGACAGCCTGTGGCAATCCTGCCTGCGTGAGCTGCAGGAAGAGACGCATTGCGCGCTGGACGAGTCGCAACTGCAGGCCAGCCTGCAATCGGTGACCGTGTTCGACCACCCCGACCGCAGCCAGCGTGGCCGCACCATCACCCATGTGCACTATTTCGACCTGCAGCGCAGCCCCAAGCCTGCGGTGCGTGCCGACGATGATGCAGCCGAGGCCTTTTGGCTCAGCATCGATGCGATACGCGCCCGCGAGGCCGAGTTTTTTGAGGACCATTTCCAGATTCTGCAAAAACTGGTGGCAGCCTCACATTGA
- a CDS encoding GNAT family N-acetyltransferase, protein MTTALHIRPATIDDTDTILRFVRDLAVYENAEHEVLATPAHVHKTMFSEGATAHGLICEQEGQAIGFAVYFFNYSTWQGRNGLYLEDLYVDPSHRGSGAGKALLRHLARIAVDKDCGRFEWSVLDWNTPSIQFYDSLGAKPQSEWIRYRMTGEALEAFAKG, encoded by the coding sequence ATGACGACAGCGCTCCACATCCGCCCCGCCACCATCGACGACACCGACACCATCCTGCGCTTTGTGCGCGATCTGGCCGTCTATGAAAATGCCGAGCACGAGGTGCTCGCGACCCCCGCCCATGTGCACAAGACCATGTTCAGCGAGGGTGCCACGGCGCATGGCCTTATCTGCGAGCAGGAGGGCCAGGCCATTGGCTTTGCCGTGTATTTTTTCAACTACTCCACCTGGCAGGGGCGCAATGGCCTCTACCTGGAAGACCTGTACGTCGACCCCAGCCACCGTGGCAGCGGCGCGGGCAAGGCCTTGCTGCGCCATCTGGCGCGCATTGCCGTGGACAAGGACTGCGGGCGCTTCGAGTGGAGCGTGCTGGACTGGAACACGCCATCGATCCAGTTCTATGACAGCCTGGGCGCCAAGCCGCAGAGCGAATGGATTCGCTACCGGATGACCGGCGAGGCGCTGGAGGCCTTTGCCAAAGGGTGA